The following are from one region of the Streptomyces changanensis genome:
- the fomD gene encoding cytidylyl-2-hydroxypropylphosphonate hydrolase, translating to MTAETTGPVPGAAGGADDDGARWAPGDRILWRYRDNGDGHVHICRPVTVVRDTPDLLAVWMAPGTECVKPVLVDGTPVHDEPLATRYTAPRTTTRARWIGTGVLKLARPDEPWSVWLFWDHGWDFRSWYVNLEAPRVRWSGGVDSEDHFLDISVFPDRTWLWRDEDEFAQAQRAGLMDAAQARRVREAGAAAVEVIRAWGAPFADGWENWRPDPAWGVPELPADWDRTPARTAP from the coding sequence ATGACAGCGGAGACGACGGGCCCGGTACCGGGGGCAGCGGGTGGGGCGGACGACGACGGTGCGCGCTGGGCGCCGGGTGACCGGATCCTGTGGCGGTACCGCGACAACGGCGACGGCCACGTCCACATCTGCCGGCCCGTGACCGTCGTCCGGGACACCCCGGACCTGCTCGCCGTCTGGATGGCGCCCGGCACCGAGTGCGTCAAGCCCGTGCTCGTCGACGGCACTCCCGTCCACGACGAACCGCTCGCCACCCGCTACACCGCTCCGCGCACCACCACGCGGGCGCGGTGGATCGGGACGGGCGTCCTCAAGCTGGCCCGCCCGGACGAACCGTGGTCCGTCTGGCTGTTCTGGGACCACGGCTGGGACTTCCGCAGCTGGTACGTCAACCTGGAGGCGCCGCGGGTCCGGTGGTCCGGGGGCGTCGACTCGGAGGACCACTTCCTCGACATCTCCGTCTTCCCCGACCGCACCTGGCTGTGGCGGGACGAGGACGAGTTCGCCCAGGCCCAGCGCGCCGGGCTCATGGACGCCGCGCAGGCCCGGCGCGTCCGGGAGGCCGGCGCGGCCGCCGTCGAGGTCATCCGGGCCTGGGGCGCCCCGTTCGCGGACGGCTGGGAGAACTGGCGGCCCGATCCGGCGTGGGGCGTGCCGGAGCTCCCGGCCGACTGGGATCGCACCCCGGCGCGCACGGCTCCATGA